Genomic segment of Drosophila simulans strain w501 chromosome 2R, Prin_Dsim_3.1, whole genome shotgun sequence:
AAAGAAATCGCAGGTGATCCTGATAACAGAACCATGAAGTTAAAAAATCATAGAATATTTGtaccttattttgaaatggaaatattcACACATAGTAGGCTTTGCAAGTGAGACATCCCTAGCTCTcagcccaaaaataaaaaacatatttcgaAGTGAGTGTTAGCTGATAATCACAGTTcctgcaaaataaattagtcTTGTTAACTGAAAGCCTAAGGCATGGCGTTTAATAGCCCGCTTTTGGTGCCTGTCCTCAAGGCCGATGATGACGAAGAGGAGTTAGTTGATCCGCAAGCAGCCCTTAGGGAGAAGTGCCAGGCCAAGGGTCACATTGGGTCCCTGTACAACAAGTATCAAGAGTGCAATGATCGCGTGAATGGCAAGTCCAAAACCACTGAGACGTGCATGGAGGAATTGTTCGACTTCGTTGCTGAGTTGGATCATTGCGTTGCTCACAGCCTCTTCTCGAAACTCAAATAGTTTCAAATTCTAGCAatgcttaaaactaaaattggcaattaaataaaggAAGCatactaaaatataaatatttccagcTATAACTCGTTTAGGAAAAGTCCCACTTATGGGTACACTTTTATCTGATTTTTCACTATCTAAATGGAACGCATTTTGGTTGGCCTTTTCAGTCGGCTGATAAGGTTTATGGGTTACTAAGGGTACACCAACGTCGGAATCTAAGATCGCTTGCATCGAATATTTGTGTGCAGCTTGCTATAATCTTTAATACGAGTTGAATGCCTTAATCAGGGATCAGCAACTCCATGCAATACCAAAGCTAACTAGCTTCTCATCGCATATCTCAACTCCTCCTTCCTCTACAGGCCAAGCCCATTAACCAGAAAATGTTGGTCGATGAGTCCAAGTACGCGCCGGATGACATTGAGGTTTAACTTttcaaatgtgtttttaattatttagttataCTATCTGTTATGGAACATACACACATtacacgaacacacacacacacattgggGCACCCCCATACAAAACACACGCACAATGAATGTTCCAGGGACTGGTTGGTGATCGTACCCAGAGTTGAATCCCCTGTTTGGAGACTCTTTTGGTGTTGGTCAAAGAAACATGATCTCCTGAGTTATGGCCCTCACCTCAACAAACCCTCGAAAACTCACATGTCCGTTATCTCTCTGTCGATTCTACTTTGTGGTCCCTCCCCTAATCTGgcgtttcttttttaaatcgcAACCTCTAACACGACGTTAAACTAATCGCCACGAATTCGCTCATTTTCCAGGCAAAGATCGTGCGGAACGATGACAATGAGCTGACCTACCGGACCACGGATCCACCACGGGATGTCCACGTGAAGATGCTGCAAGAGAATATCGACACCCTGGAAAAGGTATTCAACTATGTGGCCAAAACGTACACGTCGAAGCGTTGTCTGGGCACCCGGCAGATCCTTAGCGAGGAGGATGAAGTGCAGCAGAACGGTCGAGTCTTCAAGAAGTACAACCTCGGTGACTACAAGTGGAAGACGTTCACCGAGGCGGAGCGCACGGCGGCTAATTTCGGGCGCGGTCTGCGAGAACTCGGCCAGAAACCACGCGAGAACATTGTCATCTTTGCCGAAACGCGAGCCGAGTGGATGATAGCTGCCCACGGATGCTTCAAGCAGGCTATGCCCATTGTCACCGTCTATGCTACGCTGGGCGATGATGGAGTTGCTCATTGTGAGTAAATTGCATGATGGATTGGAATGAATGTGGttttaaagtaatattttgCTCTGTTGCCAGGCATCACCGAAACGGAAGTCACCACGGTTATCACCTCCCATGATCTGCTGCCCAAGTTTAAGACGCTGCTGGACAAGTGCCCATTGGTGAAGACCATTATCTATATTGAGGATCAGCTGCAAAAGACGGAAACCACTGGCTTCAAGGAGGGCGTCAAGATCTTGCCGTTTAACCAAGTTGTCAAGACAGGACAAGACAGTAAATTTGGTACGTTTTGAAAGGGTCTTAAAAGATGATTTATTTCAATGTCAATCACACGATAAATTTGCTAAAATGCATCGTGTTTCACACCGAAAAGGGTGTGGGCTCGACGTGTTCACCATCGGCGTTATCCTCAGGCGCCCGAGCCGTTGCCATCGATGTGGATGCAACCGGCTTCTGCACATCATTATCATCCACAACATTGCTCATCCTTTCGAGGTCATCAATGTCATCTTTTTCGGTTACTCTGTTTTCACTATCAGAGCCTTGTGCTAATTCTGCTTCCGGCAAGTCGTTGCAATAGCGCCATCTAATCGAGACAGAATGTTTTGAGGGGTCATCCAGTGTTTTAATCTAGAACTCTCACCTCATGTCAGTACTGGAAAAACCGACGGGTTGCAACAGAATCGGCTTTGTTTGATCTACATATCCATGCACAAGACTGGGACCTGGTCCTATGTTCAAATCTTCCGCCTTAGCCTCAAGGGTAACTCCTTCGGTTATCTTCTCCTCGACTCCTTCTTGCTTAGAGGAATATGTGCGATACGCCCGAAAGATGAGAACGCCGCAGTATACGCCAAATAGTGTAAAAAATACGAAGCAGCTTCTCGGCTTTCCCGACGTTGAGCCTAGTAAAGCATTGCATTGTTGCACACAAGTCAAGGGCGTTAGGGTGATGAATTCCTCAAGGATTTCAGCCATTTCGAATGGTGTATGAACTAAAAAATCACCCTAAACAATTTGGAAAGagtttttttgtgtttaccGAAAGTATACGCTTTAAATTCAGCACTGAAATGTTGACAGCATATGTGTAGCGTGCTATGAGCAAagaatttgttaaatattactaatttactttatattgTATCCCACAGAGCACGTTCCACCCAAGGGCGATGACATTGCCATTATCATGTACACTTCCGGCTCCACTGGCACACCTAAGGGTGTCCTCCTCTCTCACAAGAACTGCATTGCGACAATGAAGGGCTTTGTTGATATGGTGCCTATCTATCCGGATGATGTACTGATCGGATTCCTGCCCCTGGCTCACGTTTTTGAATTGGTTGCGGAAAGTGTGTGTCTCATGACCGGCGTTCCAATCGGCTACTCGACCCCCCTGACTCTGATCGACACTAGCAGCAAGATCAAACGCGGGTGCAAGGGCGATGCCACCGTCCTGAAGCCCACCTGCATGACTTCGGTGCCGCTGATATTGGATCGCATTTCCAAGGGCATTAACGACAAGGTTAACTCTGGCTCGGCGTTCAAGAAATCACTCTTCAAATTCCTTTACCAGTACAAAGTCAAGTGGGTGCAGAGGGGGTACAAGACGCCGCTGATTGACAAGTAAGCACGATGTGCTAATAAGGATCATGAGTTTGTAACTAAATCTTATATTCATTTACAGACTGGTGTTCAAGAAGGTGGCAAAGCTTATGGGTGGCAAAGTGCGCATTATCATGTCCGGCGGAGCCCCTCTGTCAGCAGATACACATGAGCAAATCAAGACCTGTTTGTGCTTGGAGCTGATTCAGGGCTATGGCCTTACGGAAACTACGTCTGGAGCCACTGTCATGGACTGTAAGTGATCGCAGATAGACCTTTCTTTTGAAAACAAGTAACTAACTTTACACCCAATACAAGACCGTGATATGACCTATGGACGCACTGGAGGACCATTAACTGTCTGCGACATCCGTCTAGTCAACTGGGAAGAAGGCAACTACCGCGTCACAAATAAACCTTATCCCCAGGGTGAGGTTCTCATTGGCGGCGAGTGTGTCTCCCAGGGATACTACAAGTTGCCCGGCAAGACCAACGAGGACTTCTTTGAGGAGGATGGGCAGAGATGGTTTAAAACCGGCGACATTGGCGAAATTCAAGCTGATGGCGTACTTAAGATTATTGGTAAGTTGTTTAGCACAGTgctttttctttcaattttttaatacGCTTTTTGCAGATCGTAAGAAGGATCTGGTTAAGCTGCAGGCCGGCGAGTATGTTTCCCTTGGCAAAGTTGAATCTGAGCTGAAGACTTGCGGAATCATTGAGAACATTTGCGTATACGGAGATCCGACAAAGCAGTACACAGTGGCGCTGGTCGTCCCCAACCAAAACCATTTGGAGGAGCTGGCACAGAAACATGGCCTGGGTGAGAAGACATTTGAGGAGCTGTGCTCATCACCGATCATAGAGAAGGCTATTCTCAAGGAAATTGCTGAGCATGCGCGGAAATGTAAGCTACGATGAAGATCTGAGtatttttcaaagtttttaataacaaattgtttaatctTAAAggtaaattgcaaaaatatgaGGTTCCCGCCGCCATCACACTGTGTAAGGAAGTCTGGTCACCGGACATGGGGCTGGTAACCGCCGCCTTCAAGCTGAAGCGCAAGGATATCCAGGACAGATATCAGCATGATATTAACCGCATGTACGCCTCATGAAAGTCAATGTACTAAGCCAGAGGTACCAGATGcagcaacgacaacaacacgCAAACATTAAAGCAGCAGCAATGAAGCTAGTGTGTACTAATTGTTTTTAGTAGCACCCCACACAGCATAAGCATGCATACGAAATCCAAAACCAAACTAGCTTAAGTCCTAAAAGATCTAAATGCCGAGCAGTACATGAAGGAAAACGATTAGCCGCATGGCGCATGTAAAGACAGACAGAATGTtctcattttcctttttcgtttcgttttatCTTATTTGCTAGAAATCGAAAATTGCTCGTTTCTCATTTTAATAAAGTTCGTCAAAGACTTGTTTGGCAGGTATGTAGCTGAAGCTGGGTTTGGTTTGGAAATGCGCTGTGTATGTGCTAGGAATGCTGTTGAACAGATTGACAATGATACTGGTAATGATAACTGAATGCCGATGATGAGAAGGAATATTGTATACTGTACAGTTTTCGGTTTATAGTACATTTTGTGGCAAATTTATATTGCAgaaaaatacttatttttatattaagcTTAAGTGGTTGCCTATTAATTATGTACATACGatatacacatttatataaaagCATATATGTGTAAAATAAATCTAATATTTAGTGTACTTCTCTATGCTAAGTTAAATGTATGGAATTCTTGAAGTAATGAAATGTAGACAGCAGCATGAAAGCGACTTGATTATGAATTAAAAGCGACAACTGAAAGTAAAGAACCTAAGAATTTCCCTTGCAAATGCTTCTTTTTGGCGCAGAGTAAAATGCATCTAAACACAAATGGAACCATccaaaaattacttttaattacacAAAGGCATAAAGGTTACAAAGGcaattgtaatatatattttagctcaatttagttaaaaaaaggacatcaaatgaattttatgaaatatattatgtaAAACACGTAAAGAGAAAAGtcaaaattaatatgcaacaaatgaaagacttagtaccaaaatataaaaaaaaaaacactggaATCACTAGAAGGCCAACAAAAGCGCCTATATCTAAAACTAAAAAGTAATAACATTTGTTTTAGATGTGCAAGaactttttgaataaattgtAGTCATATTTTTAGTTAAACTATGTATATTTAGGAAACGTTTAGCAATTTTCTGTGGAAACGTTACgtttcttttaaataaaattcaaatgatACAAAGATGCAATTTCGACTTCTTTAAAAATCACGAGGGAAGGCGTGTGGAACTCGTATCTCCGATTTTGTCACCCTGATCAAATAGATCATTGTTATAATAACGAACCGAGTTACgagtaataaagatataaggCAATTATTACACATAAGTATCAATgcattataatatttttgatcGTATGAAATACTGGATAAATGAATAAACGAAactattttttagttttacttGAGCGGTAACTTGCTTATGGGTTTGAAATGGGGATGTATTTGAGAACATATACTTATCGAATATCTGAATTGATATCGATCAATGGTCAGTTCATCGAAGctcctttttgctttttcgaaGAACTTTTTGCTGTGCTTTTGACTAGATCAAATGGCTTGTGAACTTGTTGGTGCGCAGTCCACTCAGCGACCAAGTCAGGATGGCCGAGTGGTCTAAGGCGCTGCGTTCAGGTCGCAGTCTACTCTGTAGGCGTGGGTTCGAATCCCACTTCTGAcaagaattttttttaatctttttAACTTCAccattaattacttatttgtTCTTCTTGCCGCGGTCAGCGTTAATTGCACTGTGCAATCCGCAAGCTCGACGGATTCGCTCAGACGCATTAATTTGTTTGAGCCTTTGACTTGTTCGCTTGCACTTGTAAATGACACAATTAGCACGCCTCGCTGCGTCCACTCGCTGCAGTGTTTACTGTAGTGTCGTTGCCCCGCCGTGCCGTGTTTGCTTGCCCCCTTGTCTCTGTTTGCTTACTCCAACGGCTTTGAGCATTTTTAAGGTCGTTCAAAAACAAGGAATGGTTAATGTCTTACTGTAAAATAATGAGCACGCGAGACCATCAGTGGTTTAAGCAAATTTTAAAACCAAGTTGCTACTAGTGCACAGTACTTTACCGAAACACTTATAGAAGAGCTGACCCACAATTTCacacaaaattagtttttaaaactttttttaattcgttaaaaaatatgaaaaaatataaaacaaatgcaCAAATGGAGTAATACCTAGAGCATAtaaaattttctaaatattaaaatttacagACGCAGAACGGGATACATGATATTGTATCTTAAAGGTATAGTCTAATATTGTAAATCTAATAATCctgttaaattttttaattacgttataacaatatataattttataccCTACCACCAATATCTTAACCTGCACACCTATTATTATGTCCATGAGTGTAAATGCAACTCAAGAACTGCAGGAAACTAAATAAGAATTTCACCACAGAATGGCACTCCCCCCCAAAAAAGATTCAGAATTCCGAGACTTCAGCTGAATGCGATGacactaataaaattaatagacCATGTCTGACTGACGGAGAATGGGGAATATGGAGCACAGCATTCCCCATAAACCCACAAGGATTCATACTCAAACGTCACGCTCAATGGATTTTGAATGACAGACCATGACTCAGGAGGACGAGAAGTCGCAgataaaattgccaaaaaaaatcgCACACATTCCGGAAAACGATAAAAGCTCacatattgttttttattaatttattatttcggATATTGTTCATCCTCATTTGATTAAGATGCttttaaaatagaaattatTATTGGGAAAATAAGTTGAAAAGATACCAAAAGGAAATTACAACATAGTAGAATGTGAGATTTGCAATCAAGTCGTACTACTTTAATCAGAGATACTAAGCTTATAGAAGAGGCACTGAAGAGACCGAAATGTTAAACAGATTCGAGCTACGTTCAAACAGAAACGGTTTCAATAACAGCATCCGATACATATTTATGGGTATCTGCAACTGAAATGCAACTGCAGATGCATCTACATCTACAAGAACTGGAGCTGCGTCATTTGGGTGGATGCGTGACTGTGGCTTTGCCTCCGTTTGATGCATTCTACAAAACGAAACTTAGTCAAATGGGAATTTGCATCGGGGCGGTGCTCTGACCTCTCATGACACATTCTCCATATctgtcatttgcatttttactGCAAATTCGAAATCGATTGTGATGTTCCCTCAACGGACTTGGGTTACATCTCTGTTTCGAATGAGATGCGAACAATGGGCAGTGCACTGACTGCGTTTTATTGGCCTGAAGCAACAGAAGGCCATATTTGCTGGGATATTTATCTAGTCAATGTTGTAATCTCAATACTTTTGCCCGCCATTCCATTTCCGCCACCAGGCCTTGTCGAACACGTCCTTCTCATACGGCGTCTGATTTCCGCTTTGCGCTCCGGCGAACTGCGGATGACGGACTGGGACTGACAGCCCGTCCGTGTCAGTGGGCGTGTTCCCGTGTCCTTTCCAGTGAAAGTTGTCTCTAGACTTTCACCGTAGAGAGTGTGCCAGTTACTTTCGATGGCATTGAAAGCGCACTTTTGCAATTGATGAATTAAATGCACTCATTTGTTGACACACAATATTAATGGTTTCTGGAACAAGTGAGATTCTATTCTTAttctatttgatttgtttacttaATTGCATTGGCATTCATAAACTTAATGCTTAATTATACACCATTACGACTTAATTGCTAAACAATGCATCCAGCTCAAACTTATAATCTGCGCATTTGAAagtatataattaaatgtgcatCAGCGTGCGTAGATGCAAGCAAAGTTTTTGAGACAAGTCGGATGCCTCCTCGAAAGCCAACTGCTGCGCTTAACAAGAATTCTTTACGCCGTGTTGCACATTTTGCGAATGTTGGCAAGTTCAAGCGGCTGTGAAAATGCACACGCTTTCCGCCGGCGGAATGGTCCATGGTGCTCCCCGTTTTCAGCAGCTACAGCCATTTGATAAGCATCACTGCCACTATATAGCTGTTTGAACGACAACAAAATGCCGCACGTGTTGCAAGTTCATAGAATTGAACAACTTTCTCTATGAGCCAGTGCATTAATATGCCGTTTCGCAGGGCATGACTATTTTAACGCACAACAGCGGGGTAGAAATACAGATAATGAACATTCTAATAAGTtcttaaatttgtttcaaCAGTATCGggattttaaacattaatttttaatactCAGAGCTGTATTTGTGGACTGTAAAAGAAACCCCATCAAAAAATCAGAATGCCATAAAATGTTTGAATCGAAATTATGGTCAATTAATCTCCGTCCGTTTGTCTGCTCGTAAGAACGCTGTGATTTTGGATAATTGCCATACTCACAAAAACGCTCAAATCgccaacatttttgaaaagtgttttgttttaattttgtcaatttctatggaattaagttttaaatttctcCTTCGCACTCCAACTAGTCGAGAAAACTGGCATGTATCTTAAACACagaatttgtataattaatgTGGTaaggtaaattaaaatttagaTATTTAAGTAAAGTAATTTATAccatttcaattattatttatatttatttgcacctATACCAGTGGGGAAACATCGCACAATTTTCCCTATTATTCCGTTTATCTTCAACTGCatttctctcgctctctttcaGATAGTTAACGGTAAAGTTGGGACTCTAGATACAGCGCAGTCGCAAAGAGCGACTTTTTCTCTGAGAGAAAAGCTCTTGACAGTTCTGAAACTGTaactaattttaatcaaaacatATCGAACCCCCCCGAACACAACTTCCTCACCGGCATTTCcaacatttgtttgtttccaTTCGAAGATTTCCATAGCCGAGCTGGGCGAACATTTGATtgaattgttattgttacGAGAGTGGGGCACATgctatttgttgtttgtatAGATTTGTACCTGTCCTGGCCCCTCACTTCTCCCCTCTGCCAGGACAGTCTTCTTTTTCGGGCTTTTCTATTGCCATTTGGAAAAGTGCACTTTTCGGGCTGCGGTCtgagtgttgtgtgtgtgtgtgtttgtgtgcttgtTTTGTTCAAATAACTAGTACAACGAATGTACGTGAGTGGATTTTTGCAGATAGCAACTTCACCGatgtattcgtattcgtatttgtCTGCATCTGGAATTTTTGGTCGAGCGAATTGGTCTACTTAATGCTTGAGTAGTCCCTGTTTTCCACGTAAACCCAATGCGACCCTGACCTATTTATTTAGCCCATCTATTTCTTTCTATTTCCCCATTCCATTGTGATGGAGTcgactgaactgaactgactGTTGTTCGAAACTTTTTTGCATATTATGTCCTTCACAGGCAGTTACACATTCACACGTGCAGACGTCATTCCCACGTCACTCATCGTTGTGTCATCAGTTGGAAAAGCAAGTGCACAGGAAAAATGAAGGGTTATTTTGCCAAATGGCGTAAGTAATctaaatttaactttaaacaTAGCTTTGACTGTTCCTATTCATGTTCGGATTATTCGATGATTAATTCATACAAATATGGTTGGCTTTAGGGCTTGAAAACTgcattcaatatttttgtcCTGTGTGCCATTCCCGTTATTTCATCCTTTTGACACGCAGTGATCCATGTCCGTCATTGTGAGTTGGCCAAGTGTCACCGACAGTGACCGGCAAATGTCGGGCACAAGCGTTTAATTGACATAATTAGCTGCCTGTCTTCTCGCATTTGTCTGCCGCAAATGGAGTCAGTCTGTTTTGATTACCCAAGCGGTGAAAGTGCTCATATGCGCAAATAGAAAACCACTGAACGCACGTCGAGCTGATGTTACgttttgtttaatgtttaatttatttaacctCTCATTTGGAAATCGAACCCTATGactcattaaatatgcatatttattccACAGAAAGGCCTTACCATTTACATGTATCAGAACGTTAAGTGATATcgatttcaaaatttaataacgattttgaaaatattatatgttatatgagtacaaaaatgaaaagcttGTGCTGAAACTATAAATAAGCAAGATTAATGAAAATTGCTATCtgtattgtatgtatgtatgtatgatcTAGACATCCTTTTTAACTAGGCAAATAGCAAAGTGTGCAAGGATATTTAAGatcctttttggtttttccaaAAATTAGAACAGGTATCTTAGGTTTTATTTCGGCACTATGCATTTCTTTGGTAGTAGTCTGCTGGGTCTTGCAGCTTTAAGAGTTGGCTTTGAGCGCACCTGCAGCAGGATTGGTGGAGTGAAACATTTTCCCGGCATGTTGTcgacatttttatggctgccaTGTTTGCTTACTGTCCCGGTCCGTATCCTTCTCCTTTCGCCTGCCAGCCACTTGGCTGcccaattaaaagttttagcACATTTTCACTTGAAATTAATTGTCGGTGAACGTAATTCATGTCCGAGACACAATTGCGCTAAAGGAGCGCAGCAGCGCAGGACCCAGGACTCACAAACAACAAGCGGAGGggaacaggagcagcaaatgtggccaagtgCACCATCGCCAATAAAGAGAAAGGATGGCAGGAGATAGCCGAAAGTATTTAGGGCTGGTGCTACTTTGTAGTCGCTAGCTGTTGCATACTTATGTGCGCTAATGCCGGAACATTTCAACTAACTGCCTAATTTCGGAGCTTCCAGGCAAGAAAACTATGCGCATCTCAAGTTCCAGTGGATTGCAGTCAGAGGAACTAGTCAGGACTAGTTAGGCTAAGTGTGTGCTGAAAAGGGAAAGTCTAAGAATTATACGGTACCCCTAATCGTAAGTGAGGAAGAAATTGTAATCTACTGTCACATTATCAAAAGCAACAGAGTTAGATTCTTTCcaattattttgtttcaatttacttaatgcatatatatgaTACAGTGGTCAGATCCGTTCTGATCTATATACTAAATAGTTTTGTTAAAGTTTCATGCAGATAAAACAGAGAGAAACGTAACtgttgataataataaaaaatatacctACATACTTTATAAGGTCGCAAATATTATATTCACTGCGTTGCAATCTTGTGTCTGAATTCAATATACCCCATTCATGAGTATAAATATACGGAAAATGTCCTCCTTTTGTTTTACTCTTAAAgctttacacatttttcattAGCTTAAAGAACAAaggtaaatatataaattaattccTTGAAACATCGTCAAAACAATTTACATAATGTTGTGACGTTTAACCACCtcattatgtacatatttaacaGTTAAAAATGTTCAACCTTAAAAGGAAAATGACATTTTCTGAACAATGGAAAACATCATTAAAGCGAAACTACACAAATCATGGCGGAAAAGCGAGGTCGAGTTGAAGGGTCGCCGGTTATTTGGCCAGTTCCCAGCGAAAGCCATAAATAACAGCTCACCGCCATTTGGCAGggacaaaatgaaaattttcaattaagttaaaGGCCACTGTCGATAGCTAGCCAATGTCATTAGCAGGTGGAGGAGCCGGAGTTTTAGCACGGGCAGCCAGGCTACAggacataaattaaaatcgaagCCAGGGCAATTTAATGTCCATTCAATGGCAGTCCGTGGCAGGCAGGTGGCCATAAAATGACATAAAACGGCACATTTCGGTGTTTAAATAATGCTAGAAATTGCATTTAGAATCTATCTGCCTTTGGCAGATGGGGATTGGAGTATACTGACCGCCGCAACTAATTGacaattcaaaatgttttgggATGTCGAGTGGAGCTGGCGTGCCGGTCATAAAGTTAataagcaatttgcataacaaattgTCTAAAACGCTGACAACATGTCgcatggaatggaatggccGAATGTGAATCCGAATGGGACCGAGAGTGCAACTCTGGTGGGCTAATTTTGCAGGCtccacgttgcgtatacgcagtgtgggcCGTCGAGTGGGcatgcatttaattgtttccaACCGCACAATCCCCGTCCCAGTCCCAGTTCCAGTCCCAGTCCCTCCGGTCATGGCATTCGTGCACTTCGGATTTTTGCAAATGTGCATGAACGTAATTTATTCTCGGGCTGTTAATTAGCGCGACAACATTCCAGCGGCCGAGTCGGTCGGTTAATTAATCGACTAATGTAGTACCTTTTGGCCTGATCTTTGGATGGCTCAAAGCCATTATCGGGGATTTATATCTTTTCAATTTACGCCTTCTAGCCGAGTGATTATGACACGATGACGAGCTTATTAGGTTTTACGAAATGAACTAAAGTTGGTTATCCATAACATATTTCAAAGTTTCTTCAAGTTAATCGATAGAAACTATATGTTAATGCCTTTTATCAGAAATGTCAGAGAATTTAACTTCTTTTGGGGCATATAAAGTGACAAAGCAGTATCCAAATAGGAAACACCAGAAGTCGGCATAGTGATGATCATAAGTAAACTTTGCGACTCT
This window contains:
- the LOC27208315 gene encoding cytochrome b-c1 complex subunit 6, mitochondrial, whose protein sequence is MAFNSPLLVPVLKADDDEEELVDPQAALREKCQAKGHIGSLYNKYQECNDRVNGKSKTTETCMEELFDFVAELDHCVAHSLFSKLK